Proteins from one Eriocheir sinensis breed Jianghai 21 chromosome 27, ASM2467909v1, whole genome shotgun sequence genomic window:
- the LOC127004188 gene encoding glutamate receptor ionotropic, kainate 5-like isoform X1: MVPPLREVLQDPGTRNAMALNPNTFRFRDGASLVVAAEEWPPHVFFRPPADGTTDENSRLQTISGPMANMINILAEKLNFTYKLVQPEDGAWGSRLPNGSWTGMVGMVNRKEADLALGPFGRTENRAQAVDFTPSFFFDYRCILASKGTAEVDPWCFLYVLAPPLWIGLLGAGLAVWTAAMLLTAKPRGVCLGWRGVRTLFSQMQVITNQDVTWTTVGWSERAVLGGWVVVAAVVGWAYAGHLTSLLAVRRAPTPVQSLQDLLQRPDLGVSVKTDTVLAEAMARDSSAEVRALRRLHAVGRLRFWPGSLFDADLMHQVKRGEQVVVTTSLLADTLMAHDFITTTTCHFYKSRQNFIATNHCMIGQKGSPLTPLITSRVTGIVEAGLYKYWLAAHVPRPRECHRPPSSATAMTSLSLHNLWGMAVVLVGGLGLATAVFCIELVVGRRE; encoded by the exons ATGGTTCCTCCGCTCCGGGAAGTCCTCCAAGACCCAGGGACCCGCAACGCTATGGCCCTAAACCCCAACACCTTCAG GTTCCGGGACGGAGCCtcgctggtggtggcggcggaggagtGGCCGCCTCACGTCTTCTTCCGCCCGCCAGCGGACGGGACAACCGACGAGAACAGTCGCCTCCAAACCATCAGTGGACCCATGGCCAATATGATAAACATCCTCGCTGAGAAGCTCAACTTTAC GTACAAACTGGTCCAGCCGGAAGACGGGGCGTGGGGCTCCAGACTGCCCAACGGCTCCTGGACGGGGATGGTGGGCATGGTCAACAGAAAG GAAGCAGACCTCGCTCTCGGGCCGTTTGGTCGAACAGAGAATAGGGCTCAAGCCGTCGACTTCACTCCGTCCTTCTTCTTTGACTACCGTTGCATCCTGGCCAGCAAGGGCACGGCAGAAGTTGATCCCTGGTGTTTCCTGTACGTACTGGCGCCCCCGCTGTGGATTGGCCTGCTGGGGGCAGGCCTGGCGGTGTGGACTGCCGCAATGCTGCTCACTGCAAAGCCTAGGGGCGTTTGCCTCGGCTGGAGGGGCGTGAGGACGTTGTTCAGCCAGATGCAAGTCATCACAAACCAAG ATGTCACATGGACAACAGTGGGCTGGAGCGAGCGGGCGgtgctgggtggctgggtggtggtggcggcggtggttggCTGGGCCTACGCCGGGCACCTCACGTCCCTCCTGGCGGTGCGGCGCGCCCCCACGCCCGTTCAGTCCTTGCAGGATTTACTGCAGCGGCCAGACCTTGGAGTCAGCGTTAAGACAGACACCGTCCTCGCCGAGGCCATGGCT CGAGACTCCTCCGCCGAGGTGCGGGCACTGCGCAGGCTGCACGCCGTGGGCCGCCTCAGGTTCTGGCCAGGTTCTCTCTTTGACGCTGACCTCATGCACCAGGTGAAGCGGGGTGAACAGGTGGTCGTGACCACGTCACTCCTCGCTGACACGCTCATGGCGCACGACTTCATCACCACAA CGACTTGCCACTTCTACAAGTCCCGCCAGAACTTCATCGCCACCAACCACTGCATGATCGGCCAGAAGGGtagccccctcacccccctcatcaCAAGCAG GGTCACGGGCATAGTGGAGGCCGGCCTCTACAAGTACTGGCTGGCAGCGCACGTGCCCCGCCCCAGGGAGTGCCACCGCCCACCCTCCTCCGCCACTGCCATGACCTCGCTCTCCCTGCACAACCTCTGG GGCATGGCGGTGGTGCTGGTCGGAGGGCTGGGACTGGCCACGGCTGTGTTCTGCATCGAACTCGTCGTCGGCAGGAGGGAATGA
- the LOC127004188 gene encoding glutamate receptor ionotropic, kainate 5-like isoform X3, producing the protein MVPPLREVLQDPGTRNAMALNPNTFRFRDGASLVVAAEEWPPHVFFRPPADGTTDENSRLQTISGPMANMINILAEKLNFTYKLVQPEDGAWGSRLPNGSWTGMVGMVNRKEADLALGPFGRTENRAQAVDFTPSFFFDYRCILASKGTAEVDPWCFLYVLAPPLWIGLLGAGLAVWTAAMLLTAKPRGVCLGWRGVRTLFSQMQVITNQDVTWTTVGWSERAVLGGWVVVAAVVGWAYAGHLTSLLAVRRAPTPVQSLQDLLQRPDLGVSVKTDTVLAEAMARDSSAEVRALRRLHAVGRLRFWPGSLFDADLMHQVKRGEQVVVTTSLLADTLMAHDFITTTTCHFYKSRQNFIATNHCMIGQKGSPLTPLITSRVTGIVEAGLYKYWLAAHVPRPRECHRPPSSATAMTSLSLHNLWVDSWFHI; encoded by the exons ATGGTTCCTCCGCTCCGGGAAGTCCTCCAAGACCCAGGGACCCGCAACGCTATGGCCCTAAACCCCAACACCTTCAG GTTCCGGGACGGAGCCtcgctggtggtggcggcggaggagtGGCCGCCTCACGTCTTCTTCCGCCCGCCAGCGGACGGGACAACCGACGAGAACAGTCGCCTCCAAACCATCAGTGGACCCATGGCCAATATGATAAACATCCTCGCTGAGAAGCTCAACTTTAC GTACAAACTGGTCCAGCCGGAAGACGGGGCGTGGGGCTCCAGACTGCCCAACGGCTCCTGGACGGGGATGGTGGGCATGGTCAACAGAAAG GAAGCAGACCTCGCTCTCGGGCCGTTTGGTCGAACAGAGAATAGGGCTCAAGCCGTCGACTTCACTCCGTCCTTCTTCTTTGACTACCGTTGCATCCTGGCCAGCAAGGGCACGGCAGAAGTTGATCCCTGGTGTTTCCTGTACGTACTGGCGCCCCCGCTGTGGATTGGCCTGCTGGGGGCAGGCCTGGCGGTGTGGACTGCCGCAATGCTGCTCACTGCAAAGCCTAGGGGCGTTTGCCTCGGCTGGAGGGGCGTGAGGACGTTGTTCAGCCAGATGCAAGTCATCACAAACCAAG ATGTCACATGGACAACAGTGGGCTGGAGCGAGCGGGCGgtgctgggtggctgggtggtggtggcggcggtggttggCTGGGCCTACGCCGGGCACCTCACGTCCCTCCTGGCGGTGCGGCGCGCCCCCACGCCCGTTCAGTCCTTGCAGGATTTACTGCAGCGGCCAGACCTTGGAGTCAGCGTTAAGACAGACACCGTCCTCGCCGAGGCCATGGCT CGAGACTCCTCCGCCGAGGTGCGGGCACTGCGCAGGCTGCACGCCGTGGGCCGCCTCAGGTTCTGGCCAGGTTCTCTCTTTGACGCTGACCTCATGCACCAGGTGAAGCGGGGTGAACAGGTGGTCGTGACCACGTCACTCCTCGCTGACACGCTCATGGCGCACGACTTCATCACCACAA CGACTTGCCACTTCTACAAGTCCCGCCAGAACTTCATCGCCACCAACCACTGCATGATCGGCCAGAAGGGtagccccctcacccccctcatcaCAAGCAG GGTCACGGGCATAGTGGAGGCCGGCCTCTACAAGTACTGGCTGGCAGCGCACGTGCCCCGCCCCAGGGAGTGCCACCGCCCACCCTCCTCCGCCACTGCCATGACCTCGCTCTCCCTGCACAACCTCTGG gtTGATTCTTGGTTTCACATCTAA
- the LOC127004188 gene encoding glutamate receptor ionotropic, kainate 5-like isoform X2, with product MVPPLREVLQDPGTRNAMALNPNTFRFRDGASLVVAAEEWPPHVFFRPPADGTTDENSRLQTISGPMANMINILAEKLNFTYKLVQPEDGAWGSRLPNGSWTGMVGMVNRKEADLALGPFGRTENRAQAVDFTPSFFFDYRCILASKGTAEVDPWCFLYVLAPPLWIGLLGAGLAVWTAAMLLTAKPRGVCLGWRGVRTLFSQMQVITNQDVTWTTVGWSERAVLGGWVVVAAVVGWAYAGHLTSLLAVRRAPTPVQSLQDLLQRPDLGVSVKTDTVLAEAMAVSHKSRFWPGSLFDADLMHQVKRGEQVVVTTSLLADTLMAHDFITTTTCHFYKSRQNFIATNHCMIGQKGSPLTPLITSRVTGIVEAGLYKYWLAAHVPRPRECHRPPSSATAMTSLSLHNLWGMAVVLVGGLGLATAVFCIELVVGRRE from the exons ATGGTTCCTCCGCTCCGGGAAGTCCTCCAAGACCCAGGGACCCGCAACGCTATGGCCCTAAACCCCAACACCTTCAG GTTCCGGGACGGAGCCtcgctggtggtggcggcggaggagtGGCCGCCTCACGTCTTCTTCCGCCCGCCAGCGGACGGGACAACCGACGAGAACAGTCGCCTCCAAACCATCAGTGGACCCATGGCCAATATGATAAACATCCTCGCTGAGAAGCTCAACTTTAC GTACAAACTGGTCCAGCCGGAAGACGGGGCGTGGGGCTCCAGACTGCCCAACGGCTCCTGGACGGGGATGGTGGGCATGGTCAACAGAAAG GAAGCAGACCTCGCTCTCGGGCCGTTTGGTCGAACAGAGAATAGGGCTCAAGCCGTCGACTTCACTCCGTCCTTCTTCTTTGACTACCGTTGCATCCTGGCCAGCAAGGGCACGGCAGAAGTTGATCCCTGGTGTTTCCTGTACGTACTGGCGCCCCCGCTGTGGATTGGCCTGCTGGGGGCAGGCCTGGCGGTGTGGACTGCCGCAATGCTGCTCACTGCAAAGCCTAGGGGCGTTTGCCTCGGCTGGAGGGGCGTGAGGACGTTGTTCAGCCAGATGCAAGTCATCACAAACCAAG ATGTCACATGGACAACAGTGGGCTGGAGCGAGCGGGCGgtgctgggtggctgggtggtggtggcggcggtggttggCTGGGCCTACGCCGGGCACCTCACGTCCCTCCTGGCGGTGCGGCGCGCCCCCACGCCCGTTCAGTCCTTGCAGGATTTACTGCAGCGGCCAGACCTTGGAGTCAGCGTTAAGACAGACACCGTCCTCGCCGAGGCCATGGCTGTGAGTCACAAATCAAG GTTCTGGCCAGGTTCTCTCTTTGACGCTGACCTCATGCACCAGGTGAAGCGGGGTGAACAGGTGGTCGTGACCACGTCACTCCTCGCTGACACGCTCATGGCGCACGACTTCATCACCACAA CGACTTGCCACTTCTACAAGTCCCGCCAGAACTTCATCGCCACCAACCACTGCATGATCGGCCAGAAGGGtagccccctcacccccctcatcaCAAGCAG GGTCACGGGCATAGTGGAGGCCGGCCTCTACAAGTACTGGCTGGCAGCGCACGTGCCCCGCCCCAGGGAGTGCCACCGCCCACCCTCCTCCGCCACTGCCATGACCTCGCTCTCCCTGCACAACCTCTGG GGCATGGCGGTGGTGCTGGTCGGAGGGCTGGGACTGGCCACGGCTGTGTTCTGCATCGAACTCGTCGTCGGCAGGAGGGAATGA